A section of the Hemitrygon akajei chromosome 8, sHemAka1.3, whole genome shotgun sequence genome encodes:
- the LOC140732240 gene encoding uncharacterized protein — translation MGSRAVAMRTRSWRSVLVAFLLLGAFPSTAGGPLHAQCRVEWTFGISCNTVYLELVSQIKEWKTADNCANGGEKCLYTLKSASEHYIVAKHATPVHKYVDDLTFKLTSSLDEKSCYVSGFSVSELWYAVFDHGTNYCNLHNLIEGSGLDKVSGYTESTDNSKCTQYSSANCTIY, via the exons ATGGGATCGCGGGCGGTGGCGATGCGGACGCGGAGCTGGCGATCTGTTCTGGTGGCTTTCTTGTTGCTCGGTGCCTTCCCAAGTACCGCGGGTGGGCCTTTGCATGCACAGTGCAGGGTTGAATG GACGTTTGGGATTTCTTGTAATACTGTGTATCTGGAGCTAGTCAGCCAGATAAAAGAATGGAAAACTGCTGACAATTGTGCAAATGGAGGAGAAAAATGCTTATACACT CTAAAGTCTGCAAGTGAACATTACATTGTGGCTAAGCATGCAACTCCAGTGCACAAGTATGTTGATGATCTTACATTCAAGCTGACTTCCTCCTTGGATGAGAAATCCTGCTATGTTTCT GGGTTCTCTGTTTCTGAACTGTGGTACGCAGTCTTTGACCATGGTACCAACTACTGCAACTTGCACAATCTTATTGAAG gTAGTGGCCTAGACAAAGTTTCAGGTTATACTGAATCAACAGACAACTCCAAGTGTACTCAGTATTCCTCAGCTAACTGTACAATTTACTAA